From a region of the Catalinimonas alkaloidigena genome:
- a CDS encoding sensor histidine kinase, with protein sequence MDPFPILTQIEAFRDVPAAQLEWLIARSRQHDLRAGDYLFREGEPVVNTQIILSGLIRFIFPLRGLSQEFTLLEPGEITGYLPYSRIKNAQASGLVLQDASVLSFSRDHLQELVTHHFELTQALVAVMTTRVRDWTSQQKQDEKMMALGKLSAGLAHELNNPISSIVRNAENLQRHLHLQPEGFKAVISIKMPSDEVDIVNALLFDKLAQRPAALTLMQRAALEDQLADWFDDHGVEHASEIAENLVAYGFTTDDLRVFKAKIPSAHLNPIFNWINQNLVTERIVGEIREASSRVSTLIQSVKVYTHMDRTQDLMPADLHEGIRNTLTMLGYRLRRVRVEEDYDPAMPPVTMQVGAMNQVWTNLIDNALDALEHVPDPVLRIHTERDGEFVKVQVIDNGPGIPADLKDRIFEPFFTTKELGKGTGLGLDTVLGVVQQHRGRLKVASQPGRTEFEVCFPIQP encoded by the coding sequence ATGGACCCCTTTCCGATTCTTACCCAGATCGAGGCTTTTCGTGATGTACCCGCCGCCCAACTGGAATGGCTCATCGCCAGGAGTCGCCAGCACGACTTGCGGGCGGGCGATTACCTGTTTCGTGAGGGCGAGCCCGTGGTCAATACCCAGATCATCCTCAGCGGACTGATTCGGTTCATTTTTCCTCTGAGGGGACTGAGCCAGGAATTTACGCTGCTGGAGCCCGGCGAAATCACGGGCTACCTCCCCTATTCGCGCATCAAAAACGCGCAGGCATCGGGCCTGGTGTTACAGGACGCCTCCGTCCTCTCGTTTTCCCGCGACCATTTGCAGGAACTGGTCACCCACCATTTTGAGCTGACACAGGCCCTGGTGGCCGTGATGACCACCCGGGTGCGGGACTGGACTTCGCAACAGAAACAGGACGAGAAGATGATGGCCCTCGGGAAACTCTCGGCCGGGCTGGCTCACGAACTAAACAACCCCATCTCGTCCATTGTGCGCAATGCCGAGAACCTGCAACGGCACCTGCATCTGCAGCCCGAAGGCTTCAAAGCGGTGATTTCCATCAAAATGCCGTCGGACGAAGTAGACATCGTCAATGCACTGCTGTTCGACAAACTGGCCCAACGCCCCGCCGCCCTGACCCTGATGCAACGCGCGGCGCTGGAAGACCAGCTCGCCGACTGGTTCGACGACCACGGGGTGGAGCATGCCTCGGAAATTGCCGAAAACCTGGTGGCCTATGGGTTTACCACAGACGATCTGCGGGTGTTCAAAGCGAAAATTCCATCCGCGCACCTCAACCCCATTTTCAACTGGATCAACCAGAACCTGGTGACCGAGCGCATCGTCGGCGAAATCCGCGAAGCCTCCAGCCGGGTATCGACGCTGATTCAGTCGGTGAAAGTGTATACGCACATGGACCGCACCCAGGACCTGATGCCCGCCGACCTGCACGAGGGCATCCGCAACACGCTGACCATGCTGGGGTACCGCCTCAGGCGGGTGCGGGTGGAAGAAGACTACGACCCCGCGATGCCGCCCGTCACGATGCAGGTCGGGGCCATGAATCAGGTCTGGACCAACCTGATCGACAATGCCCTCGACGCGCTGGAACACGTGCCCGATCCGGTCCTGCGCATTCACACGGAGCGCGACGGCGAGTTCGTCAAAGTGCAGGTGATCGACAACGGCCCGGGTATTCCGGCCGACCTCAAAGACCGCATCTTCGAACCGTTTTTTACGACCAAAGAGTTGGGCAAGGGAACCGGGCTGGGGCTGGACACGGTGCTGGGCGTCGTGCAACAACACCGCGGCCGTCTGAAGGTAGCGTCCCAGCCCGGACGTACGGAATTTGAAGTCTGTTTCCCGATACAACCTTAA
- a CDS encoding ABC transporter permease, translating into MLRHYLVAAFRNIRKQKLYAGLNILGLSVGMACALLLGSYVQRELSFDQFHSRADRIFLSYLQNQTDSKVWRGTYTEGKLLLPLAHEIASVERVTQVFPLGRDELAAGDRSVNTPQNILAVDTNFFHVFDFSLTTALPQPLQAPNQILLTDSMARALFGDGDALGQTVVLRNHDYQVAGLVREAPENSHLHFAALISHASLESVGNAFSYYGYGCHYLLARAGTDPDRFAQEISEKITTTMNAGHAESQYSVALLPLRSLHFYQDFDWNPLVRTENRQKVYIFLAVGLLVLLLGCLNFVIIFTARSSLRNLEVGVRKVMGASRAQIVSLYFVEVLLMALAALLLSVLLTDGGVRLFRDLADTPLTIRYFSWNYARLALGVLACIGLLAGLYPALQFSRFQPIQLLEKRFSRGKTGVRDLLIIGQFVISLVMMAATVLMYQQLDFLKRANLGFANAQLVVVTPQRSNRHSTPVNEREKLMTLKDRWTRHPHVVALSRCATYPGAIAKNRYDDYQTVPASDRPSYAIRPIYADLDYLRVLQPEWVQYDSLRAGTSHIVLNQKAVEALSLDDPLTASILNLSDSTTTPVAAIINDFHYTSLKQEVEPLALTLLADADTSWKSTWLQRLIVRLDTRELQTTLASLQDDFALLFPGYTMDVKFVDEQFATLYAAEDRLLHFFLIFSGLAIFVSCLGLFGLTTFLAAQRFREINLRKVLGASGRDIAWLLVHDLSRLFLLANVVAIPLAWFLMQRWLEDFALRIGIGPDAFALAAGMALVLSLGTVSYQLWRATQANPADALRAE; encoded by the coding sequence ATGCTTCGTCACTACCTCGTCGCGGCTTTCCGCAACATCCGCAAGCAAAAGCTCTACGCCGGGCTCAACATCCTCGGTCTGTCGGTCGGCATGGCCTGTGCATTGCTTTTAGGCTCGTATGTACAGCGGGAGTTATCGTTCGATCAGTTCCACTCGCGCGCCGACCGGATTTTCCTGAGTTACCTCCAGAACCAAACCGACTCCAAAGTGTGGCGGGGCACCTACACCGAAGGCAAGCTGCTCCTGCCGCTGGCGCACGAAATCGCTTCGGTGGAGCGCGTGACGCAGGTATTTCCGCTGGGACGCGACGAACTCGCGGCGGGTGACCGAAGTGTGAATACGCCGCAGAACATCCTGGCGGTGGATACCAACTTCTTCCACGTGTTTGATTTTTCGCTCACCACGGCGCTTCCCCAGCCGCTGCAAGCCCCCAACCAGATTCTGCTCACCGACTCGATGGCACGCGCCCTGTTCGGAGACGGCGACGCCCTAGGCCAGACGGTGGTGCTGCGCAACCACGACTACCAGGTGGCGGGGCTGGTCCGCGAAGCGCCCGAAAATTCGCACCTCCATTTTGCGGCCCTGATTTCGCACGCTTCGCTGGAGAGCGTCGGCAACGCGTTTTCGTATTACGGCTACGGTTGCCACTACCTCTTGGCCCGCGCGGGCACCGACCCCGACCGGTTTGCACAGGAGATTTCCGAAAAAATCACGACAACGATGAATGCCGGACACGCCGAAAGTCAGTATTCGGTGGCACTGCTGCCGCTGCGCTCCCTACACTTTTACCAGGACTTCGACTGGAATCCGCTTGTCCGGACCGAAAACCGGCAGAAGGTGTACATTTTCCTGGCGGTAGGGCTGTTGGTGTTGCTGCTGGGGTGCCTCAACTTTGTGATCATCTTCACGGCGCGCTCGTCGTTGCGCAACCTGGAAGTGGGCGTGCGGAAAGTGATGGGCGCAAGCCGCGCGCAAATCGTGAGTCTTTATTTTGTAGAAGTGCTGCTCATGGCGCTGGCCGCGCTGCTGCTCTCCGTGCTTCTGACCGACGGTGGCGTCCGCTTGTTTCGCGACCTGGCCGACACGCCCCTGACCATCCGTTACTTCTCGTGGAACTACGCCCGCCTGGCCCTGGGCGTGCTGGCCTGCATCGGGCTGCTGGCCGGTCTGTACCCGGCCCTCCAGTTCTCCCGCTTTCAGCCGATTCAACTCCTGGAAAAGCGCTTCAGCCGGGGGAAAACCGGGGTCCGCGATCTGCTGATCATCGGTCAGTTTGTCATCTCGCTCGTGATGATGGCCGCCACCGTGCTCATGTACCAGCAACTCGACTTTCTGAAGCGTGCCAACCTCGGCTTTGCCAACGCGCAGTTGGTGGTGGTGACGCCGCAGCGTTCCAACCGGCACAGCACGCCGGTCAACGAACGCGAAAAACTGATGACCCTGAAAGATCGGTGGACACGCCATCCGCACGTGGTGGCGCTGAGCCGCTGCGCGACCTATCCCGGGGCCATCGCCAAAAACCGTTATGACGATTACCAGACGGTGCCGGCAAGCGACCGCCCCAGCTACGCCATCCGGCCCATCTACGCCGACCTGGATTACCTGCGGGTATTGCAGCCGGAGTGGGTACAATACGATTCGTTGCGGGCCGGCACCAGCCACATCGTCCTGAACCAGAAAGCCGTCGAAGCCCTGTCGCTGGACGACCCGCTGACGGCCAGCATCCTGAATCTGTCCGACTCGACCACTACGCCCGTAGCGGCCATAATCAACGATTTTCACTATACCAGTTTGAAGCAAGAGGTAGAACCGCTGGCGCTTACGCTTCTGGCCGACGCCGATACCAGTTGGAAAAGCACCTGGCTGCAACGCCTGATTGTCCGCCTCGATACCCGCGAACTGCAAACCACCCTAGCCAGTCTTCAGGACGATTTTGCGCTGCTGTTCCCCGGCTATACCATGGATGTCAAGTTCGTCGACGAACAATTTGCTACCCTGTATGCCGCCGAAGACCGCCTGTTGCACTTTTTTCTGATCTTCTCGGGGCTGGCCATTTTTGTCTCGTGCCTGGGGCTGTTCGGCCTTACCACCTTTTTGGCGGCACAACGCTTCCGGGAAATCAACCTGCGCAAAGTCCTCGGGGCTTCCGGTCGCGACATTGCTTGGTTATTGGTCCACGACCTTTCGCGCCTGTTTCTGCTGGCCAACGTGGTTGCCATTCCGCTGGCGTGGTTCCTGATGCAACGCTGGCTGGAAGATTTTGCGCTGCGGATCGGCATCGGTCCCGACGCCTTTGCCTTGGCGGCTGGCATGGCCCTGGTGCTGTCGCTTGGCACCGTCAGTTACCAGTTGTGGCGCGCCACGCAGGCCAATCCGGCCGACGCCCTGCGGGCCGAATAA
- a CDS encoding ABC transporter permease translates to MLKNYLSTALRTLWNHRTYTLLNLGGLTVGLTVAVLLLLWVQDERSFDRMHERLDHIYHVNSLVDAQRSLIWTSTQGPVAVYAKREVPGVLEAVRTARHWDLARVIVNDQPFFNSKGLYVDPSFFTLFSFPLVAGNAAEPFPNHQSVIVTEAAAEKYFGTTDVLGQSLHTDDSTSFLVSGILQNIPSNSSIQGELFFPFDLLAKQYTGTGYWKSLESDWGNFNYDTYLLLHADARPDRVAQLLSGIQQKNHPHATADQEYKLQPLADWHLYAPDGSAAGATEVRIFFLVALVILLIACINYVNLTTARATHRSKEVSMRKIIGADRGQLFAQFLGESLLVFVVALGLSLLLIPVLMPVYNDLSGKTLVFDPFQPTVMLLLGGAFLFTLLLAGVYPAMLLSSFQPLQALKGRFGRQNNAGFRQVLVITQFAFSVVLIVSTLVITKQMQYVREKKLGYDRENVLAFWMRDIHDHFAQAKDELEKRPGIRGVASANQNLIQVGSSTGDTDWDGKPEDLSFIVHPVGIEENFLGVMGIELADGTGFSGSKADSAHFILNETAVREAGITDPVGKRFTLWDTEGTIIGVAKDFHVASVHEKIKPVVFYHQPEPWRFYIKTTGADAPQAIAAAEKIWHRYNPEYPFEYEFMDQAYDSLYKSDQRTARLFYYFAGVAIFVSCLGLLGLAIYTAELRTKEIGIRKVLGASVSGIVLLLSRDFLKLVLLSVLMATPLAWWFTHRWLENFAYSTSPGVLVFFVGGATALLIALLTVSVQSIRTALANPVKALRAE, encoded by the coding sequence ATGCTGAAGAACTACCTGTCCACCGCCCTACGTACCCTCTGGAACCACCGCACCTACACGTTACTCAACCTCGGGGGCCTGACCGTCGGCCTGACGGTAGCGGTGCTGCTGCTGCTCTGGGTGCAGGACGAGCGCAGTTTCGACCGGATGCACGAGCGGCTCGACCACATTTACCACGTCAATTCGCTGGTCGATGCCCAGCGCTCCCTCATCTGGACCAGCACGCAGGGACCGGTGGCGGTCTACGCCAAGCGGGAAGTGCCGGGGGTGCTGGAGGCGGTACGAACGGCCCGCCATTGGGATCTGGCACGCGTCATCGTCAACGACCAGCCGTTTTTCAACTCGAAGGGGCTGTACGTAGACCCGTCTTTTTTTACCTTGTTCAGCTTTCCGCTGGTGGCGGGCAACGCGGCCGAGCCGTTCCCGAACCACCAGTCGGTGATCGTCACCGAAGCGGCCGCCGAAAAATACTTCGGTACGACGGACGTGCTGGGCCAGAGCCTGCATACCGACGACAGCACGTCGTTTCTGGTGAGCGGCATCTTGCAAAACATCCCGAGCAATTCGTCGATTCAGGGAGAGCTTTTCTTTCCGTTCGACCTCCTCGCGAAGCAATACACCGGCACCGGTTACTGGAAAAGCCTGGAAAGCGACTGGGGCAACTTCAACTACGATACCTATCTGCTGCTCCACGCCGATGCCCGCCCGGACCGGGTGGCGCAACTGCTTTCCGGCATCCAGCAGAAAAACCACCCGCACGCCACGGCCGATCAGGAATACAAGCTGCAACCGCTGGCCGATTGGCACCTTTACGCCCCCGATGGTTCGGCCGCCGGCGCTACCGAAGTACGCATCTTCTTTTTGGTGGCGCTGGTCATTCTGCTCATCGCCTGCATCAACTACGTCAACCTTACCACCGCCCGCGCCACGCACCGGTCCAAAGAAGTCAGCATGCGCAAAATTATCGGGGCCGACCGGGGGCAGTTGTTCGCGCAATTTCTGGGCGAGTCCCTCCTGGTGTTTGTCGTGGCGCTGGGCCTGTCGCTGCTGCTCATTCCGGTGCTGATGCCGGTCTACAACGACCTGTCGGGCAAAACGCTGGTTTTTGATCCGTTTCAGCCGACCGTCATGCTGCTGTTGGGCGGTGCCTTTCTGTTTACGTTGCTGCTGGCGGGCGTCTACCCGGCCATGCTGCTGTCGTCGTTCCAGCCCTTGCAAGCCTTAAAAGGACGCTTCGGCAGGCAGAACAACGCCGGTTTCCGGCAGGTACTGGTCATTACTCAGTTTGCCTTTTCGGTCGTGCTGATCGTCAGTACGCTGGTCATTACCAAGCAGATGCAGTACGTACGGGAAAAGAAGCTGGGCTACGACCGCGAGAACGTGCTTGCCTTCTGGATGCGCGACATCCACGACCATTTTGCGCAGGCCAAAGACGAGCTAGAGAAACGACCGGGCATCCGGGGCGTGGCCTCGGCCAACCAGAACCTGATTCAGGTAGGCAGTTCGACCGGCGATACCGACTGGGACGGCAAGCCCGAAGACCTTTCGTTTATCGTGCATCCGGTCGGTATCGAAGAAAACTTTCTTGGCGTGATGGGCATCGAACTGGCCGATGGCACGGGCTTCTCCGGCTCCAAGGCCGACTCGGCCCACTTCATTCTGAACGAAACGGCCGTTCGCGAGGCAGGCATCACCGATCCGGTCGGCAAGCGGTTCACGCTCTGGGATACCGAAGGCACCATCATCGGCGTGGCGAAAGATTTCCACGTTGCTTCGGTTCACGAGAAGATCAAGCCGGTCGTTTTCTACCACCAGCCGGAGCCGTGGCGCTTCTACATCAAGACGACAGGCGCCGACGCCCCGCAGGCCATTGCCGCCGCCGAAAAAATCTGGCACCGCTACAACCCGGAGTATCCCTTCGAATACGAGTTTATGGATCAGGCCTACGACAGCCTCTACAAGTCGGACCAGCGCACGGCGCGCCTGTTTTACTACTTCGCCGGAGTAGCCATTTTCGTCTCCTGCCTGGGTCTGCTGGGGCTGGCAATTTACACCGCCGAACTGCGCACCAAAGAGATCGGCATTCGTAAGGTGCTGGGGGCCAGCGTGAGCGGCATTGTGCTGTTGCTGTCCCGCGACTTCCTGAAACTGGTCCTTCTTTCCGTGCTGATGGCAACGCCGCTGGCCTGGTGGTTCACCCACCGCTGGCTCGAAAACTTCGCCTACAGTACCTCACCGGGGGTGCTGGTCTTCTTCGTGGGCGGTGCCACCGCGCTGCTGATCGCCCTCCTCACCGTGAGCGTCCAGAGCATCCGAACGGCTCTGGCCAATCCAGTGAAGGCCCTGCGGGCGGAGTGA
- a CDS encoding ABC transporter permease — protein sequence MLQNYLRSAWRNFHKNTLHATINIFGLAVGMAACILIFLMVRHEFSYDRHHPDRERIYHVSSRIEIGGGEWISNRGVSGPVPAAMREEFTGLETVAAFYTEHLAVKDAQGQDLGEEEVLVAGPDYFQVFGGYQWQAGNPRQSLSAPYQVVLTESQARLYFGDQEPLGQILLYKDSIPFTVSGILADVTVPTSFKFTQFLSSATLITNEAFGQNFGLTSWDGTTSSSLAFLTLAPGVQPAQIEAQFPDFIRKHISPEDGTDPTELRAFELHPLADVHFNAELGIGRTAHKPTLYGLIAIALFMLMLAVINFVNLETARAVLRAREVGVRKTLGSSRAQLISQFLGETFLLTLVAGLLAVGLVQYSLDYFADSLPPDLSLSMLFASGTWLVLLLFLGLVSLLAGFYPALVLSGYAPAFALKNQAFAQGTTSRKTYLRKSLIVFQFAVSQVFIIGTLIVGSQMRFMLQQDMGFRADALIHFSAPHWWEDTTDRRFTLAEELRRLPEVSSLTLGTLPSFYGWSSNTATFQSDSAEVEISLYRKMSDTAYLRTYEIPLLAGRNLHASDTVAEVVLNETAARAFGFAQPGDIVGQTIQINQRPVPVVGVVRDFHDSPLRDKIKPIMLGMEKSSLNTFGLRFHSRGKSGDEVQRLLQQVETRFKAFYPDAPFEYAFYDDTITNFYKTERRTARTVNAATLLAVFISCLGLFGLISFTTHQRTKEIGIRKVLGASVTNIMLLFSREFVGLVLAAFVVAAPLAWYFGRDWLDQFAYRISIGPGIFVVTALAALAIALFTVSLQTWRAALANPVDSLRSE from the coding sequence ATGCTTCAGAACTACCTGCGAAGCGCCTGGCGCAACTTCCATAAAAATACCTTGCACGCCACCATCAACATTTTTGGATTGGCCGTGGGCATGGCCGCGTGCATTCTGATTTTCCTGATGGTGCGCCACGAGTTCAGCTACGATCGGCACCACCCCGACCGGGAGCGCATTTACCACGTCAGCTCACGGATCGAAATTGGCGGTGGAGAGTGGATCTCGAACCGAGGCGTTTCCGGACCGGTACCTGCCGCCATGCGGGAGGAATTTACCGGACTGGAAACCGTAGCGGCATTCTACACAGAGCACCTTGCAGTAAAAGATGCACAGGGGCAGGACTTGGGCGAAGAAGAGGTGCTGGTGGCCGGACCCGACTATTTTCAGGTATTTGGCGGCTACCAGTGGCAGGCGGGCAATCCGCGCCAGAGCCTGTCGGCGCCCTACCAGGTGGTGCTGACCGAAAGCCAGGCCCGTTTGTACTTCGGCGATCAGGAACCGCTGGGCCAGATCTTACTCTACAAAGATTCGATTCCGTTCACCGTTTCGGGCATTCTGGCCGACGTCACCGTCCCGACCAGTTTTAAGTTCACGCAGTTTCTCTCCTCGGCCACGCTCATCACCAACGAAGCTTTCGGTCAAAATTTCGGACTGACGAGCTGGGACGGCACCACCAGCAGTTCGCTGGCCTTCCTTACCCTGGCCCCGGGCGTGCAACCTGCACAGATCGAGGCACAGTTCCCGGACTTTATTCGCAAACACATTTCACCGGAAGACGGCACCGACCCGACAGAACTTCGCGCGTTCGAACTGCATCCGCTGGCCGACGTCCATTTCAATGCGGAGCTGGGCATAGGACGCACCGCACACAAACCTACCCTGTACGGCCTTATTGCCATTGCACTGTTCATGCTGATGCTGGCGGTCATCAACTTTGTGAACCTGGAAACGGCACGGGCCGTGTTGCGGGCACGCGAGGTAGGCGTTCGGAAAACCCTGGGCAGCAGCCGCGCGCAACTGATCAGTCAGTTTTTAGGCGAAACGTTTCTTCTCACGCTGGTCGCGGGTCTCCTGGCGGTCGGCCTGGTGCAATACAGCCTCGACTACTTTGCCGACAGTTTGCCGCCGGACCTCTCGCTGAGCATGCTGTTCGCGTCAGGGACGTGGCTGGTGCTTCTGCTGTTCCTGGGGTTGGTCAGCCTCCTGGCCGGCTTCTATCCCGCGTTGGTGCTTTCGGGCTACGCGCCCGCCTTCGCGCTGAAAAACCAGGCGTTTGCGCAGGGAACTACCTCACGGAAAACGTACCTGCGCAAATCGTTGATCGTCTTCCAGTTTGCGGTCTCGCAGGTATTCATCATTGGTACGCTCATCGTCGGCAGTCAAATGCGGTTTATGTTGCAGCAGGACATGGGGTTCCGTGCCGACGCCCTGATTCATTTCAGTGCGCCCCATTGGTGGGAAGACACCACCGACCGGCGTTTCACCCTCGCCGAGGAACTGCGCCGCCTGCCGGAAGTCAGCTCCCTGACGCTGGGTACGTTGCCGTCGTTCTACGGCTGGAGCTCGAACACCGCCACGTTTCAATCCGATTCTGCGGAGGTCGAGATCAGCCTCTACCGCAAAATGAGCGACACCGCTTACCTCCGTACGTACGAAATTCCGCTGCTGGCCGGGCGCAACCTGCACGCCAGCGACACGGTCGCTGAGGTGGTGCTGAACGAAACGGCCGCGCGAGCCTTCGGCTTTGCCCAACCCGGCGATATAGTAGGACAGACGATCCAGATCAACCAACGGCCCGTTCCCGTGGTGGGCGTGGTCCGCGATTTTCACGACAGCCCCCTGCGCGACAAAATCAAGCCCATCATGCTGGGTATGGAGAAATCGTCCCTCAACACCTTCGGCCTTCGTTTCCATTCGCGCGGGAAAAGTGGCGACGAGGTACAACGCCTTCTGCAGCAAGTAGAAACGCGCTTCAAAGCGTTTTATCCGGATGCCCCGTTCGAATACGCTTTTTACGACGACACCATCACCAACTTTTACAAAACGGAGCGACGCACCGCCCGCACCGTCAACGCGGCTACCTTACTGGCCGTGTTCATCAGTTGCCTGGGCCTGTTCGGCCTGATTTCGTTCACCACGCACCAGCGCACCAAAGAGATCGGCATTCGCAAAGTGCTGGGCGCTTCCGTGACCAACATCATGCTCCTTTTCTCTCGCGAGTTTGTCGGGCTGGTATTGGCTGCGTTTGTCGTGGCGGCACCGCTGGCGTGGTACTTCGGGCGCGACTGGCTCGACCAGTTTGCTTACCGCATTTCCATCGGGCCGGGCATTTTCGTCGTGACGGCGCTGGCCGCGCTGGCCATTGCACTCTTTACGGTGAGCCTTCAGACCTGGCGCGCCGCCCTGGCCAATCCGGTCGACAGCCTCCGAAGCGAATGA
- a CDS encoding T9SS type A sorting domain-containing protein, which yields MQRIRIAVFVLSGWGFLGLQGCAPEVPATPLLGKALPYSHVQTAGPTQTTAADFNVVAYPNPFRYSITINTNTAGPGQLQVSDAQGAFSQRVELQGGQEEVRFDFTDFPSGTYWCEVKSGNQVTRMALLCTQ from the coding sequence ATGCAACGCATCCGCATCGCCGTTTTTGTACTTTCCGGGTGGGGCTTCCTGGGGCTGCAGGGGTGTGCCCCCGAAGTGCCTGCCACGCCGCTCCTGGGAAAAGCACTGCCCTATTCCCATGTGCAGACCGCCGGTCCGACGCAAACGACCGCGGCGGATTTTAACGTCGTGGCCTATCCGAATCCGTTCCGCTACTCGATCACCATCAACACAAATACCGCTGGTCCGGGGCAACTCCAGGTCTCCGACGCGCAGGGGGCTTTTTCGCAGCGCGTCGAGTTGCAGGGCGGGCAAGAGGAGGTGCGGTTCGATTTTACAGACTTTCCGTCGGGTACCTACTGGTGCGAAGTGAAATCCGGCAATCAGGTCACCCGAATGGCATTGCTATGCACCCAATGA
- a CDS encoding alpha/beta hydrolase — MKVLKWIGMVLGAILFLWWIGPKPPEPNLKTSLPTLPDSLRQYVQRKESRQPNLKPDNQARIVWYDSTRKTPWSVVYLHGFSASQAEGAPIHREFARRYGCNLYLARLFGHGLNEKEPLVDVTPENLVASAAEALAIGKRLGEKVLIMSTSTGGTLALILAADHPKDVNGIIAYSPNIDLHDEASWLLTRPWGLPLSRLVLGSNYYQFYGSDSVQYYWTTRYRSEALVSLKNLLEHTMTPETFQRVKAPFFLGYYYKDDEHQDDVVSVPAMLKMFDQLGTPANLKRKAAFPEAGHHVIGSRYTSADVEDVRQATYQFAEEVLKMQPINLPEESTALSETP, encoded by the coding sequence ATGAAAGTACTGAAGTGGATCGGGATGGTGTTAGGAGCCATTCTTTTTTTGTGGTGGATTGGTCCCAAACCCCCGGAACCCAACCTGAAGACCTCGCTGCCGACCCTGCCCGATAGCCTGCGGCAGTACGTGCAACGGAAAGAAAGCCGTCAACCCAACCTGAAACCCGACAACCAGGCGCGCATCGTTTGGTACGACTCGACCCGCAAAACTCCCTGGAGTGTGGTGTACCTGCACGGCTTCTCGGCGTCGCAGGCCGAAGGAGCGCCGATTCACCGCGAATTTGCGCGCCGCTACGGTTGCAACCTCTACCTGGCACGGCTGTTCGGCCATGGCCTGAACGAAAAGGAACCGTTGGTCGACGTTACGCCGGAAAATCTGGTGGCCTCCGCGGCCGAAGCCCTGGCCATCGGCAAGCGGTTGGGGGAGAAGGTACTGATCATGTCGACCTCTACCGGAGGTACCCTGGCCCTGATTCTGGCCGCCGACCATCCCAAAGATGTGAATGGCATCATCGCCTATTCGCCGAACATCGACCTCCACGACGAGGCGTCGTGGCTATTGACGCGCCCCTGGGGTCTGCCACTGTCGCGTCTGGTGCTGGGGAGCAATTACTATCAGTTTTACGGCAGCGATTCGGTGCAGTATTACTGGACCACCCGGTACCGTTCCGAAGCGCTGGTCAGCCTCAAAAATCTGTTGGAGCATACCATGACGCCCGAGACGTTTCAGCGCGTAAAAGCGCCCTTTTTTCTGGGATACTATTATAAAGATGACGAACATCAGGACGACGTGGTGTCGGTACCGGCCATGCTGAAGATGTTCGATCAACTGGGTACGCCCGCCAACCTGAAGCGCAAGGCGGCTTTTCCGGAAGCGGGGCACCACGTAATTGGCTCACGTTACACGTCGGCCGATGTGGAAGACGTGCGCCAGGCCACCTACCAGTTTGCCGAAGAGGTGTTGAAAATGCAGCCGATCAACCTTCCTGAAGAATCGACAGCCCTGTCGGAAACGCCCTGA